The following proteins are co-located in the Bacteroidia bacterium genome:
- a CDS encoding OmpA family protein, with product MSKSAFLWFFLFFFYVSQADKPILPLLYITPEMHFKKDNKAINLRPLNTIYDEYQPTLTLDEQVILFASTRSGGMGSEDFWYAKREGDSWGKPVNFQEVNTPSVDAAACISPDGKAVYHVRDENKGTLCDIYVSIIEEGKWQTPVRLPNTINTHYWESQPSISADGNMLFFVSNRPGGMGMHDIYWSRRDPVTGEWLPAENLGKNINTSESEFSPFIHPDGKTLYFSSNGRVDCYGGYDIYKSVYENGVWSPAINIGTVFNSEEDDKYFVLSPNGEYAYFSSNREGSLGGQDLWMIKAPKEEKKPYVTLTGVVKDALTDKVLDATLTITDHSAGKVIAVVHTNNIIGKYAAVVQAGGIYGITISKEGYAFYSEYVTIPAEHVFKEFVRDIKLERAVRGTKMIMNNIFFESGKATLNIQSSKVELDKLVKLLKENPHIKVIITGHTDNVGQPEKNKILSEQRANSVKEYLIKQGISESVITTKGMGDAHPIADNLTEEGRRKNRRIEIEITE from the coding sequence ATGAGTAAAAGTGCGTTTCTCTGGTTTTTTTTGTTCTTTTTCTACGTAAGTCAAGCCGATAAACCTATTCTTCCTTTGCTATATATTACTCCTGAAATGCACTTCAAAAAGGATAACAAGGCCATAAATTTAAGACCACTGAACACTATTTATGATGAGTATCAGCCCACACTTACATTAGATGAGCAAGTTATCTTGTTTGCTTCTACTCGCAGCGGAGGTATGGGAAGTGAAGACTTTTGGTACGCTAAGCGGGAAGGGGACTCTTGGGGAAAGCCTGTTAATTTTCAAGAGGTAAATACGCCTTCTGTAGATGCCGCAGCTTGTATCTCCCCTGATGGAAAAGCAGTATATCATGTACGTGATGAAAATAAGGGGACGCTTTGCGACATCTATGTTTCAATTATAGAAGAAGGTAAATGGCAAACTCCCGTAAGATTGCCTAATACTATCAATACACACTATTGGGAATCTCAGCCTAGTATTTCTGCAGATGGAAATATGCTTTTTTTTGTATCCAATCGCCCAGGAGGAATGGGCATGCATGATATTTATTGGAGTAGACGTGATCCTGTTACAGGTGAATGGCTTCCTGCCGAAAATCTCGGTAAAAACATCAATACCTCTGAATCGGAATTCTCACCTTTTATTCATCCCGATGGAAAGACCCTGTATTTCAGCTCAAATGGGCGCGTAGATTGCTACGGTGGCTATGATATCTATAAAAGTGTGTATGAAAATGGCGTTTGGTCGCCTGCTATTAACATTGGTACAGTTTTTAACTCTGAAGAAGACGACAAATACTTTGTACTTTCGCCAAATGGAGAATATGCTTACTTTTCTTCCAATAGAGAAGGTTCTTTGGGCGGACAAGACCTCTGGATGATAAAAGCCCCCAAAGAAGAGAAAAAACCTTATGTAACTCTTACAGGAGTTGTAAAAGATGCCCTTACAGACAAGGTCTTAGATGCTACACTTACTATTACAGACCATAGTGCAGGTAAAGTTATTGCAGTAGTACATACAAATAACATTATCGGCAAATATGCTGCGGTTGTCCAAGCAGGGGGAATTTATGGCATTACAATCAGCAAGGAGGGATATGCTTTCTATTCTGAATATGTTACCATTCCCGCAGAGCATGTTTTTAAGGAATTTGTACGCGATATTAAATTAGAAAGAGCAGTCAGAGGTACAAAAATGATTATGAACAATATCTTTTTTGAATCAGGTAAAGCCACACTTAACATTCAATCTTCAAAAGTTGAATTAGATAAACTTGTCAAGTTATTAAAAGAAAATCCGCATATCAAGGTTATTATCACAGGGCATACAGATAATGTTGGGCAACCTGAAAAAAATAAAATTCTTTCAGAACAGAGGGCTAACTCTGTCAAAGAATATCTTATTAAGCAAGGCATAAGTGAAAGTGTTATTACTACCAAAGGCATGGGAGATGCTCACCCAATAGCTGATAATCTTACTGAAGAAGGTAGGCGTAAAAATCGGCGTATAGAGATTGAAATTACGGAATAG
- the ccsA gene encoding cytochrome c biogenesis protein CcsA has protein sequence MVKKHGYKILAVVLVTYALAWGLLMQNIPYLPILHQTIRNLYYHVPMWFSMTVMMFVSVYYAILYLRTENYLSDIKSVASAEIGVLLGILGLLTGSLWGRYTWGTWWSGDIKLNMSLIAVFIYLAYFILRSSIEDSKKRAKISASYNIFAAASLVPLLFIIPRLTNSLHPGADGNPAFSAYNDSLNANMRPVFYSSVIGFILLAWWLFELRYKIIALELKLHQKIEQKNTVAAHEQN, from the coding sequence ATGGTAAAAAAACACGGATACAAAATTTTAGCAGTAGTATTAGTAACGTATGCATTAGCATGGGGCTTGTTGATGCAGAATATTCCCTACTTGCCTATTCTACACCAAACTATAAGAAATTTGTATTACCATGTGCCTATGTGGTTCAGTATGACTGTGATGATGTTTGTGTCTGTGTACTACGCAATTCTCTACCTAAGAACCGAAAATTACCTCAGTGATATCAAAAGCGTAGCTTCGGCAGAAATAGGGGTGTTATTAGGGATATTAGGACTTTTAACAGGTTCTCTATGGGGTAGATACACATGGGGAACTTGGTGGAGCGGTGATATAAAGCTAAACATGTCTTTGATTGCCGTGTTCATATATTTAGCTTACTTTATTTTGCGTAGCAGCATAGAAGATTCGAAAAAGCGAGCTAAAATTAGTGCTTCGTACAACATTTTTGCTGCGGCATCATTAGTGCCATTACTTTTTATCATTCCGAGACTTACTAACAGCCTACACCCTGGTGCAGATGGAAATCCTGCTTTTAGTGCTTACAATGATAGCTTGAATGCCAACATGCGCCCCGTTTTTTATAGCAGCGTGATAGGTTTTATTTTGTTAGCCTGGTGGCTATTTGAACTAAGGTACAAAATAATAGCCTTAGAATTGAAATTACATCAAAAAATAGAGCAGAAAAATACCGTAGCCGCACACGAACAAAATTAA
- a CDS encoding polyprenyl synthetase family protein codes for MLTIQEIQAPIQEELKAFEKYFREAMRSKVLLLDLITQSIIRRKGKQIRPLFVLLSAKLCGGITPATYRGAALVELLHTATLIHDDVVDNADERRGFFSINALWKNKAAVLVGDFLLSRGLLMSLEYDDFNLLKIVSQAVREMSEGELLQMQKARKLNIDEPIYFEIIRQKTASLIAACCACGAASTTEDKEIIERMRQFGEYVGMAFQIKDDLLDYGTDDIGKPLGLDIKERKMTLPLIHALNQAGRTERHRIVNIIRNHNNNKEKINEVIRFVKGYNGIGYSQEMMREYVQKAIKELDIFADSEIKQKMIALVHYTIERNK; via the coding sequence AATTCAAGCCCCTATACAGGAAGAGCTCAAAGCTTTTGAGAAGTACTTTCGCGAAGCTATGCGGAGCAAAGTATTGTTGTTAGATTTAATTACGCAGAGCATCATCAGGCGAAAGGGAAAGCAAATACGCCCACTTTTTGTGCTGCTTTCTGCTAAGTTATGTGGTGGAATTACACCTGCTACTTATCGCGGGGCTGCTTTAGTGGAGCTACTTCATACGGCTACTTTAATTCATGATGATGTAGTAGATAACGCGGATGAAAGGCGAGGTTTTTTTAGCATCAATGCCTTGTGGAAAAATAAGGCTGCAGTATTGGTAGGGGATTTTTTGCTTTCGAGAGGTTTATTGATGTCTTTAGAGTATGATGATTTTAATTTGTTAAAAATTGTTTCGCAAGCTGTACGGGAAATGAGCGAAGGCGAATTATTACAAATGCAAAAAGCAAGAAAGCTTAACATAGATGAACCTATTTATTTTGAAATTATTCGCCAAAAAACTGCTTCTTTAATTGCAGCTTGTTGTGCTTGTGGGGCGGCTAGTACCACCGAAGATAAAGAGATTATAGAAAGAATGCGCCAATTTGGCGAATATGTAGGTATGGCTTTTCAAATTAAAGATGATTTATTAGACTATGGTACAGATGACATCGGCAAACCCTTGGGCTTGGATATCAAGGAACGAAAAATGACTCTTCCGCTCATTCATGCGCTCAATCAAGCAGGGCGCACAGAAAGACATAGAATTGTCAATATTATCCGTAACCATAACAACAATAAAGAAAAAATAAATGAAGTTATTCGTTTTGTCAAGGGTTACAATGGGATTGGTTACTCACAGGAAATGATGAGAGAGTATGTGCAAAAAGCCATTAAAGAATTAGATATTTTTGCTGATTCAGAAATTAAGCAAAAAATGATTGCATTAGTCCATTATACAATTGAACGAAATAAGTAA